GTGCACCAGAGGTTTGTCCATCCCGGTCCTCTCGTACTAAGGACAGCTCCCTTCAAATTTCCTACGCCCGCGACGGATAGGGACCGAACTGTCTCACGACGTTCTGAACCCAGCTCGCGTGCCGCTTTAATGGGCGAACAGCCCAACCCTTGGGACCTACTTCAGCCCCAGGATGCGACGAGCCGACATCGAGGTGCCAAACCTCCCCGTCGATGTGGACTCTTGGGGGAGATCAGCCTGTTATCCCCGAGGTAGCTTTTATCCGTTGAGCGATGGCCCTCCCACGAGGTACCACCGGATCACTAAGCCCGACTTTCGTCCCTGCTCCACTTGTAAGTGTCGCAGTCAGGCTCCCTTCTGCCTTTGCACTCTTCGCGCGATTTCCAACCGCGCTGAGGGAACCTTTGGGCGCCTCCGTTACTCTTTCGGAGGCGACCGCCCCAGTCAAACTGCCCACCTAACAATGTCCTGTGACCAGATTCATGGCCTCCAGTTAGAACCTCAGTACTGTCAGGGTGGTATCCCAAGGATGACTCCACACAGGCTGACGCCCATGTATCGTAGTCTCCCACCTATCCTGTACAGACAATACCGAAATTCAATGCTAAGCTACAGTAAAGCTCTACGGGGTCTTTCCGTCCAATCGCGGGTATCCAGCATCTTCACTGGAACTACAATTTCGCCGGATGTACTGTTGAGACAGTGCCCAAATCATTACGCCATTCGTGCGGGTCGGAACTTACCCGACAAGGAATTTCGCTACCTTAGGACCGTTATAGTTACGGCCGCCGTTTACTGGGGCTTAAGTTCATAGCCTCGCCAAGAGCAAGCTCTCAGCTAACTAATCCCCTTAACCTTCCAGCACCGGGCAGGCGTCAGCCCCTATACATCAGCTTTCGCTTTAGCAGAGACCTGTGTTTTTGCTAAACAGTTGCTTGGGCCTATTCTCTGCGACCTACTTACGTAGGCACCCCTTCTCCCGAAGTTACGGGGTCAATTTGCCGAGTTCCTTAACAGTAATTCTTCCGATGGTCTTAGGATTCTCTCCTCACCTACCTGTGTCGGTTTGCGGTACGGGCACCAATATCCTCGATAGAGACTTTTCTTGGCAGCGTGGAATCAGATACTTCAGCAATAAATTGCCTTCCCCATTACATCTCAGCGTTAAGAGCAAACGGATTTGCCTGCTTGCTCCGCCTAAATGCTTAGACACACATCCAATAGTGTGCACATCTTATCCTCCTGCGTCATCCCATTTCTAATAACGTCCATTGGTGGTATCGGAATATCAACCGATTGTCCATCACCTACGCCTTTCGGCCTCGGCTTAGGTCCCGACTAACCCTGAGAGGACGAGCCTTCCTCAGGAAACCTTAGGTTTTCGACCGTTAAGATTCTCACTTAACTCTCGCTACTCATGCCAACATTCTCACTTCTGTACCGTCCACCACTCCTTACGGTATGACTTCAGCCAGTACAGAAAGCTCCTCTACCGCTTACACAATTGTGTAAACCCATAGCTTCGGTGGTAAGTTTTAGCCCCGGACATCTTCGGCGCAGGATCTCTTGACTAGTGAGCTATTACGCACTCTTTGAATGAGTGGCTGCTTCTGAGCCAACATCCTAGTTGTCTTAGAAATCCCACATCCTTTTCCACTTAACTTACACTTTGGGACCTTAGCTGATGGTCTGGGCTGTTTCCCTTTTGACTACGGATCTTATCATTCGCAGTCTGACTGCCGAAATAAAAGTATATGGCATTCGGAGTTTGATAGGGTTCAGTAACTGTTGTCAGCCCCTAGCCCATTCAGTGCTCTACCTCCATTACTCAATTAATCGACGCTAGCCCTAAAGCTATTTCGAGGAGAACCAGCTATCTCCGAGTTCGATTGGAATTTCTCCGCTATCCACAGCTCATCCCATGGTTTTTCAACACCAACGTGGTTCGGACCTCCACGGAATTTTACTTCCGCTTCATCCTGGCCATGGATAGGTCACCCGGTTTCGGGTCTACGACATGCAACTAGAACGCCCTATTCAGACTCGGTTTCCCTTCGGCTCCGTACCTTAAGTACTTAACCTTGCTACATATCGTAACTCGTTGGCTCGTTCTACAAAAAGCACGCCGTCACACATAAAAAGTGCTTCGACCGGTTGTAGGCACACGGTTTCAGGTTCTATTTCACTCCCCTTCCGGGGTTCTTTTCACCTTTCCCTCACGGTACTTCTTCACTATCGGTCACTAGGTAGTATTTAGCCTTGGGAGGTGGTCCTCCCAGCTTCCCACAAGGTTTCACGTGTCTCGTGGTACTCTGGATTAGATCTGACTGTTCTTCCTTTTCATTTACAGGCCTATTACCTTCTGCGGAGCAGCTTTCCAGCTATCTTCAATTAAAGAATTGCAGTATTTATGATCTATCCTCAACCCCTAAGTCAAAGACTTAGGTTTGGGCTCTTTCCCTTTCGCTCGCCGCTACTTAGGAAATCGATATTTCTTTCTCTTCCTCCGGGTACTTAGATGTTTCAGTTCCCCGGGTGTACCTCTGCATACCTATTTATTCAGTATGCAGTACATAGTTGTTACTATGTGGGTTCCCCCATTCGGAAATCTTTGGATCACAGGCTATTTGCGCCTACCCAAAGCTTATCGCAGCTTAACGCGTCCTTCTTCGGCTCCTAGTGCCAAGGCATTCGCCATGCGCCCTTTGTAGCTTGACCTTTGATTCTGTCTATTTGCATAGACGGTTTTGTTACTTAATATTAATTTTGCGAAATCATAATAAATTAACCTATAACCACTCACGTGGATCTAAATCTTTTTAAAATAACTTTATACACTGTGCAATTTTCAAAGAACATTTTAAGAAAAACTATTAATTAATTAACTTCTAAAAGTTAATATAATTAGTCTCTCAAAATTAAACAGAGAAATAGGAACGAGTAATTACAATAGATATTTTGAAGAATAATTAAATTCTTCTATTGCATCGACCGAAGTCAATACATCTACTCCCTAGAAAGGAGGTGATCCAGCCGCAGGTTCTCCTACGGCTACCTTGTTACGACTTCACCCCAATCATCGATCCCACCTTCGGCCGCTGGCTCCTTACGGTTACCTCACGGACTTCGGGTGTTACCAACTCTCATGGTGTGACGGGCGGTGTGTACAAGGCCCGGGAACGTATTCACCGCGACATGCTGATTCGCGATTACTAGCAACTCCGGCTTCATGTAGGCGAGTTGCAGCCTACAATCCGAACTGGGATGAGTTTTTGAGTTTGGCTCCACCTTGCGGTCTTGCATCTCTTTGTACTCACCATTGTAGCACGTGTGTAGCCCTAGACATAAGGGGCATGATGATTTGACGTCATCCCCACCTTCCTCCCGGTTAACCCGGGCAGTCTCACTAGAGTGCTCAACTTAATGGTAGCAACTAATGATAAGGGTTGCGCTCGTTGCGGGACTTAACCCAACATCTCACGACACGAGCTGACGACAACCATGCACCACCTGTCACCTTGTCCCGAAGGACTTCACTCATCTCTGAGTTATGCAAGGGATGTCAAGTCTAGGTAAGGTTCTTCGCGTTGCTTCGAATTAAACCACATGCTCCGCTGCTTGTGCGGGCCCCCGTCAATTCCTTTGAGTTTTAATCTTGCGATCGTACTCCCCAGGCGGAATACTTAATGTGTTAACGGCGGCACCGAGGTTCGACCCCCGACACCTAGTATTCATCGTTTACGGCGTGGACTACCAGGGTATCTAATCCTGTTTGCTCCCCACGCTTTCATGCCTCAGCGTCAGTTACAGTCCAGTAAGTCGCCTTCGCCACTGGTGTTCTTCCTAATCTCTACGCATTTCACCGCTACACTAGGAATTCCACTTACCTCTCCTGCACTCTAGACACCCAGTTTCAAATGCAGCACCCAAGTTAAGCTCGGGTATTTCACATCTGACTTAAATGTCCGCCTACGCATCCTTTACGCCCAGTAAATCCGGACAACGCTTGCCACCTACGTATTACCGCGGCTGCTGGCACGTAGTTAGCCGTGGCTTCCTCCTCTGGTACCGTCATTATCGTCCCAGAAGACAGAACTTTACAACCCGAAGGCCTTCATCATTCACGCGGCGTTGCTGCGTCAGGGTTTCCCCCATTGCGCAATATTCCCCACTGCTGCCTCCCGTAGGAGTCTGGACCGTGTCTCAGTTCCAATGTGGCCGATCACCCTCTCAGGTCGGCTACGCATCGTTGCCTTGGTGGGCCTTTACCTCACCAACTAGCTAATGCGCCGCGGGTCCATCTCAAAGTGAAATTCCGAAAAATTCCTTTGATGTTAAGATCATGCGATCAAAACATATTATGCGGTATTAATCTCCCTTTCGGGAGGCTATTCCCCTCTTTGAGGCAGGTTACCCACGTGTTACTCACCCGTCCGCCGCTAATTGATCCCGAAGGATCGCATCGCTCGACTTGCATGTGTTAGGCACGCCGCCAGCGTTCGTCCTGAGCCAGGATCAAACTCTCAATTTAAAAGTTTACACTTTTTTAGTTGAAATAATTAATCTGCGCCAACTGTTAAGTTGGTCACCAACATTACGTTGGTACGCAAGCTCATTACATACTTTTTAGTCTTACGACTAAAATATTACTTTTACTAAAGTAATTGACTGGTTAAAATAAAATATTATTTCATTTCTTTACCTATTTCTCTGTTTAATTTTCAAAGACCAATTTGCTTTGTCATCATGTGACGACTTCTACAATTATATCTGTTATTACTTTGATTGTCAACATATATTTTCTATTTTCAAGATACTATTTAAAACTAAGAAAACTATGTAACCTTTAAACTTAAACCGTTGTTACTACTAATTCGTAACGACAAGATGTATTGTATCAAATTTATTCGATACTGTGTTTACAAAAATTCTACTTCTCCACAGATTATACTATTTTATTCTTTGTATATCTCTGTTTTTCTCCAAATTAAGCATTGGGATACACTAGGTTAGTTATTTACAAAGCAAAAAAAGTACTTATTTGAAATATATTCAAATAAGTACTTTAAAACTTTATTCTTCTATTTTATCAGTCGTATTATCTACTACATCTATATCCTGATTTTCATTAACAGAAGCTTCTTTAATGACATCTTTTGCAGAGTCTTCTTGTACAACTTCGGAATTCGTCTCTCCATCAGAAGATTCCTCATCCGTATCAATTACATCACTGCTATTAATTTTAGCAATAGCTACAATGTTATCTCCATCTCCGTTTTTCATTAAAGTAACTCCCATAGTATTCCTACTCGTAGTCGATATTCCAGCTACGTTTAATCTTATAACAATACCATTACTGTTTATAAGTATCATTTCGTCGCCGTCTTTTACTATTCTAGCCCCAACGAGTTTCCCTGTTTTGGCAGATACCTTATAAGTTATTACTCCCTTACCACCTCTATGCTGAAGTGAGTATTCAGAAACTAAGGTTCTCTTACCAAATCCATTTTCACTTATAACTAAAAGTTCTTCTTCAGGTGTAACTATATTCATAGAAACCACGATATCTTCTTCTCTTAAGGTTAATGACTTAACCCCAGTTGCAGTTCTACCCATACCTCTTACATCTTTTTCACTAAACCTTATAGAGTAACCATTTCTAGTAACAAATAGCATTTCGCTATCTCCATTAGTTATTGCAGCTCCAATTAGTTCATCATCTTCTCTTAAGTTTATTGCATTTAAACCATTCTTCCTAATAGCTGAATATTTATCTAATGATGTTTTCTTAATTAATCCATTTTTTGTTCCCATTACAAGATAATTATCCTGCGCAAACTCTTTAAGACATATAACTGCTTGAATCTTTTCGTCACTTGCGAGTGGTATAATATTTATTAAGTTTGTTCCTTTAGCGGTTCTTCCACCTTCTGGAATCTCATAAGCTTTTAACTTAAATGATTTTCCCTTATTTGTGAAGAATAAAATATTGTTATGAGTGGTAGTTATAAAGATATGTTCTACGAAATCATCTTCTTTTGTAGTAACACCCTGTATCCCTCTACCCCCTCTTTTTTGAGCGCTATAAGTATCAGCTGGAAGTCTCTTTATATATCCTGCATGAGTTAAAGTTATTACAATATCTTGCTCTTGTATTAAATCTTCCTCATCTAAGCTATATGGATTTTTTTCTATTGATGATCTTCTAGTATCACCATATTTATTTCTAACTTCTATTAATTCATCCCTAATTATGTTTAACAATACTAATTCATCCGCTAATATTCCTTTTAAGTAATTTACCGTTTTCATTAATTCGTTGTACTCATCTTCAATTTTACCTCTTTCAAGGCCTGTGAGTCTTCCAAGTCTCATTTCAACAATAGCTGTAGCTTGTTTTTCAGATAAATCAAATGAACTCATTAAACTTTCTTTAGCCTCACTAATGGTCTTTGATGCTCTTATTAAACGAATTACTTCGTCAATATGATCTAGCGCAATTTTTAAACCTTCTAAGATATGGGCTCTTGCTAGTGCTTTATCAAGATCAAATTGAGTTCTTCTTCTTATTACATCTTTTTGATGTTCTAAATAGTAAACTAAAATTTGTTTTAGATTTAAAGTTTGAGGTTCATTATTTACAAGAGCTATCATTATAACTCCAAAAGTATCTTGCATCCTAGTATGTTTAAATAACCTATTTAATACTATATTAGGATTTGCATCTCTTTTAAGTTCTATAACAATTCGCATACCTTCTCTATCTGATTCATCTCTTAAATCTGATATTCCATCTATTTTTTTATCTTTTACTAAGTCTGCAATACCTTCTATAAGTTTTGCTTTATTAACTTGGTAAGGCAACTCTGTTACTATTATTGTATTTCTACCTTTATTTTCTTCAATGTCTGTTTTAGCCCTTACAAGTATCCTTCCTCTTCCTGTTTCATAAGCACTTTTTATTCCTGCTCGTCCGAGTATTATTCCACCTGTAGGAAAATCTGGTCCTTTTATTTTTGTCATTAAATCATTTATAGTGACTTCTGAATCTTCAATAACCATAAGTACTCCATCTATAACTTCTATTAAATTATGTGGAGGTATATTGGTTGCCATTCCTACTGCAATTCCTGTTGATCCATTAACTAAAAGATTCGGAAATCTTGAAGGAAGTACTGATGGTTCTTTTTCTTCTCCATCAAAGTTAGGAACAAAATCTACTGTATCTTTATTAATATCGCGAAGCATCTGAGTTGTAATTTTGCTCATTTTAGCTTCTGTATATCTCATTGCAGCTGCTCCATCACCATCTACAGAACCGAAATTGCCATGACCCTCAACTAAAGTACATCTTTGTGAAAAGTCTTGAGCCATTCTAACGAGTGCTCCATATACCGCAGTATCACCATGTGGATGATACTTACCTAAAACATCTCCTACAATCCTTGCACACTTTCTAAATCCCTTCTCTGGTGTTAATCCTAGTTCATGCATAGAAAATAATATTCTTCTATGAACAGGTTTAAGTCCATCACGTACATCTGGAAGAGCACGACTTACAATAACACTCATAGCGTAATCTATATAAGATTTTTTCATTTCATACCTTATATCAATAGGTTTAATTTTTCCCTGATTATTAATCATGTTACACCTCTTTAAACAAAATATTTTAATGCCAAACTATATATCTAAGTTAAGCACACCTTTAGCATTCTCCTGTATAAACTCACGACGTGGCTCTACTTTATCACCCATGAGAATAGTGAATATTTCATCTGCTGCCATTGCATCCTCAACATGTACTTGAAGCAGAGTTCTTTCCTCAGGGTTCATTGTTGTATCCCAAAGCTGTTCTGGATTCATTTCCCCAAGACCTTTGTATCTTTGTATATCAGTGTTACTATCTTTTCCACCAAATTCAACAAGTGTCGCTTCAAGCTCTTTTTCGGTATATACATAATGCTCTTTCTTACCTTTAGTAACCTTAAATAATGGAGGTTGAGCTACATATACGTGTCCTCCCTCTACTAATTCTTTCATGTATCTGTAGAAGAATGTTAATAATAAGGTCCTAATATGTGCTCCATCTACATCTGCATCTGTCATAATAATAATACGATCATATCTTATTTTCGTTACATCAAAATCTTTACCTATACCAGCACCAAAAGCAGTTATCATAGCTCTAATTTCAAGTGAAGCAAGCATTTTATCAATTCTTTGTTTTTCAACATTCATTATTTTTCCCTTTAGAGGAAGTATTGCTTGGAATTTTCTATCGCGACCTTGTTTCGCTGAACCACCAGCTGAATCACCCTCGACCAAATATATTTCACATTCCATAGGATCTTTTGAGGCACAGTCTGATAATTTTCCTGGAAGCGTAGTACTTTCTAAGATTGATTTACGTCTTGTAAATTCTCTTGCTTTTTTTGCAGCTTCCCTTGCCCTTGCTGCATTTAATCCTTTATCTATTATACTTTTACCAAGTTGAGGATCTTCTTCTAGAACATTACTGATTGCCTCGCCAACTATACTGTCAACTATACCCCTTACTTCACTATTTCCAAGTTTAGTTTTTGTTTGACCTTCAAATTGAGGATCTGTAAGCTTTATAGATATAACCGCTGTAAGACCTTCACGAACATCTTCTCCTGATAAATTCTTATCATTATCTTTCAAAAATCCAAATTTTTTAGCATAATCATTTACTACTCTTGTTAATGCAGTCTTGAATCCAACTAGGTGTGTTCCACCTTCTACGGTATCTATATTATTAGCAAAAGAAAATATGTTTTCTGTGTATGTATCGTTATACTGAAGTGCTATTTCAACAACATAATCATCTTTGCTTCCTTCCATGTATATAGTCTCATGAATTGTTCCTTTATTTCTGTTTAAATAATCTACAAAGGATTTTATTCCACCCTCATACAGAAATTCGTGATTCTTACCATCTCGCTCATCCGTTAGAGTTATTCTTAATCCTTTATTTAAAAAAGCTAATTCTCTTAATCTTTGTGATAGTGTTTCGAAATCAAAATCAATTTCTTCAAATATTTCTGGATCTGGAGTAAAAAAGACCTTTGTTCCATGTTCAGTAGTTGTTCCTATATCTACAAGTGTGCTTGTAGTTTTTCCTTTAGCGAACGTTTGTTTCCATATATGTCCATCTTTTCTAACTTCTACTTCACAAACAACAGACAATGCATTAACTACAGATGATCCAACACCATGAAGACCACCTGATACTTTATATGCTCCACCGCCAAACTTTCCACCTGCATGAAGCACCGTCATTATAACTTCTACAGTAGGAATTTTCATTTTATGATGTATTCCTACTGGCATTCCACGACCATCATCTATAACAGTTATAGAATTATCTTGGTGTATGATTACATTAATATTTTTACAAAATCCTGCTAATGCCTCATCTATACTATTATCTACAATTTCATAAACAAGGTGATGAAGACCACGGATACTAGTGCTTCCTATATACATACCGGGTCTTTTCCTTACAGCTTCTAGTCCTTCAAGTACTTGTATTTGACTCTCGTCATAAACATTATTTATTTCCATGTATATCCTCCTAAATTACTCTAAAGCTCATAATATACAGTTTCTGTTCTCTTGCATAAAGTTTGCGATGATATTGGTGATAGATATATTTTACTTTTTTTATCCACCTCAGCAATTACAAAAGATTTTGCAGTATTCTTTGTTATCCTCTCTACAAAACCATCTTCTTCAGCCATTCTTAAAAATTGGATAGTGTCTGAGCTATACATAGTAGTTTCCATATCAAATATCCCTATAATATCTTTTATGGGTACTACTACATTTTCTCCTAAATGTAAAAACATAACATATCCTCCTCCGTAATTAATTGTATTATTTGAATCTATGTAATTTCTTTTACTCCACCTGACATAACTTCAAATATCTTACTTTCAGGATTTAAATATTTTCTTATATTATTAACTCCAGTACATGTAATTAACGTTTGAACTTCTTTTATAGAATTTAATATATATTCTTGCCTTTTTGTATCTAATTCAGACAAAACATCATCAAGTAACAATACTGGGTATTCTCCAGTAAGTTCTTTTATTATTTCAAGAGCTCCAAACTTAATGGTTAAAACCGAAGTTCTTTGCTGGCCTTGAGATCCAAATATTCTAGCATCAATGCCATTTAGCTGTATAGAAAAATCATCTCTATGTGGTCCTACTGATGTAGTTCTAGTTTCTATATCTCTCCTTCTATTTTTACATAAAAGCAAATAAAAGCTCTCTTGTATATTATCTAACTCCTTAATTTGAGTTAAATATTTAATTTCAATTACCTCACTTTTAGATGTTATATTGCTATGTATTGTTTTTGATAATATATTTAATTTTTCTATATAAGCAATTCTATCTTTTATTATTACTGCACCAAATTCACTAAGTTGTCTATCATATACATCTATAATGTCAATATTTGTATTCCATTTTTTTATAGCTAAATTTCTCTCATTCAAAATTTTTTTATATTGAGATAAATTATAATAATACCTACGGCTTAGCTTGCATAGTTCAATATCTAAAAATTTACGTCTGTATGATGGTGATTCTTTAACTATATTTAAATCTTCAGGAGAAAACATAATCACGTTAAAACTACCCACGAGCTCAGATAATTTTTGAACTTTTATAGAATTTATATTAACGCCTTTTTTACCTTCTTTAAAAATTTTTATTTCTATTTTTTTATCGAGTCTTGTTTTACATACATAAAGTTTTATATACGCTTCCGTACCATTCCAGTTTATTAATTCCTTATCTCTATTAGTTCTGTGAGATTTAGCTAAACTACAATAATAAATTGCCTCTAAAATATTTGTTTTACCTTGAGCATTATCTCCTACAAATACATTAGTGCCTTTATTTAATTCTATAACTAATTCAGTATAATTTCTAAAATCCTTGAGTTGTAAATATTTTACATGCATATAATCACCTATTAAGATTATAACATATATATATAATTTTATTATTTTATATGTATAAATAAATTCTTATGTTTTTTTTTATTTTAAGCATAAATTGTGCACCGAATATTATTTTATAATTTTTCGGTGCACTTTTTTATAAGTAAAAACTTTCCTTCTGAGATTTCTTTAAATTATTTTGTAAGACTCATTGTTAAATTCAATTATATCACCTTTAACTAATTTTTTACCCCTTTGAGTTTCTACAACACCATTAAGTTTAACTTCTTCATTTTTTATATAAAATTTCGCTTCAGAGCCTTGCGATGCTATTCCAGCCCATTTTAGAAAAGCATCTAATTTAATTATACCTGTATCTACTTGTATTTCATTCATTTTAAAACCGCCTTTTTATTAAATTATTTTTTATATATACTTTTTAGTTGTTTGTTGCTCTTATTCTTACTGGTAGTACCATGTATGTGCAATTATCCTTTTCTTTATTTCTTACAACGCAAGGATTAACTCCACTAGAAAATTCCATAACAATTTCTTCCTCATCCATTATTTTAAGCAGTTCGATTAGATATTTTGAGTTAAATGCAATTTGAAGAGGCTCACCTTGCAAAATTATATTTATTTCCTCTCTTGCCTTTCCCAATTGAGAATTGGATGTAATTATCATGTTATCTTCTTCTATATTAAATTTAACTAAATTGGTATTTCCCTCTTTAGCCATTAGAGAAGCTCTTTCTATACAATTTAGTAATTCGGACCTTTTAGCTGTGATTTTTAGATTATATTCTTCTGGTATTATTGAGCTATATTTTATAAATTCACCTTCTAGTAACCTTGATATAACCTTAGTTTTCCCAAGATTAAACAAAATATGATTTGGTGTGAATGTTATATTTACTACTTCATCTGTTTCTTCTAGTATTTTTGATACTTCACTTAATGTTTTACCTGGAATTACAGCACTTATACTAGAATCATTATCCACTGGTTCACTTCTAAAGGCAACTCTATATCCATCCAATGCTACTAAATTCAGTTTTTTATTTTTTATTTCAAACAAAACGCCTGTAAGAATGGGTCTAGTTTCATCTTGAGCAACTGCAAATATAGTTCCCTTCATCATATTTCTCAATAATTTTTGAGATATAGAAAAAACCATATTTTCAATTATATCAGGCAAACTAGGATAATCTTCACTATCCATATGTATTATAGTTGCATAAGATTTTTGACAAACTATTTTAATAGAATTGTTTTCATCGGAACTTATTTCCACTGCACTATTAGGTAACTTTCTTATAATTTCACCAAAAAGTTTAGAATCTAAAACAACACTACCATCCTCCATAACGTCTGCAGTAATTTTAGCCTCAATACTCAAATCAATATCAGATCCTATAAGGGTTAATTCACCGTTTCTAGCATCTAGTAATATTCCTTGTAATACAGGCATTGTTGATTTTCCAGTAATTGCTTTTTGAACATTTGAGATTGCTTCTTGTAACATTGATTTTTCACATATAAACTTCATAAAAAAAGGACCTCCTTATCCACATGGGAAATTGATTAAAGATAGGTAAGATAATAATAATTTATAGTAGTAATAGTAGTAGGGGCTGTTGATATGTTAAGAACCTATTGCAGGCTTTACTACGCAACAAAGCTTGCTAAAACTAATTGTGGATAAGTATGCAAAAAAAAATCACAGTTATCCACAATATCAACAGTCAGGTTTTATGTATTATTTTATGCACAGGAATATATATAAATAGTATTAACAATTGTTAGTAACGTCATTATATTATTTTTGACTTATCTTTTTAGTTAATTCTGCTATATTATCTTGTAGATTCTCATCAACCTTAAGACCATTTGATATTTTCTCGCATGCATGGATTACAGTTGTATGATCACGACCTCCAAATTCTTCACCTATCTTAGGTAAGGACATATCTGTAAGCTTTCTACATAGATACATTGCAATTTGCCTTGGAAATGTTATGTTTCTAGTTCGCCTTGAAGATTTAAAATCCTCAATTTTTAGATTAAAATAACTTGAGACGATATCTTGTATCAGTTCAATAGTTACTTGTTTTGAATTTCTGCTAGAAATAATATCCTTAAGAGCTTCTGACGCCAAATCTATTCCAATCTCTTTATTAGTTAGTGAAGAGAAGGCTACTATTCGAATAAGTGCACCTTCTAATTCTCTTATATTGGACTTTATTTTGGTTGCAATATAAACCAGTACCTCATTTGGTATGTCTAAGTTTTCTACATCTGCTTTTTTCTTCAAGATAGCAATTCTAGTCTCAAAATCTGGTGGTTGTATATCTGCTATAAGTCCCCATTCAAATCGTGATCTCAATCTATCTTCTAGAGTAGGAATCTCTTTTGGAGGTCTATCACTAGATAAAATAATTTGTTTATTTGCTTCATGAAGATCGTTGAATGTGTGAAAAAACTCTTCTTGTGTACGTTCTTTACCTGCGATAAATTGAATATCATCAATCAAAAGTACGTCTACATTCCTATATTTGTTTCTAAATTCTACATTTTTGTCATCTTTAATAGAATTTATAAGTTCGTTTGTAAATTTTTCAGAAGAAACATAAACAACCTTAGACTTTGGATTATTTGCTAATATATAATGACCAATAGCATGCATTAAATGCGTTTTTCCAAGTCCAACACCACCATAAATAAATAATGGATTATATGCTTTAGCCGGTGATTCAGCTACAGCAAGAGATGCAGCATGAGCGAATCGATTACTATTACCAATGACAAAAGAATCAAAGGTGTATTTGGGGTTTAGTGTCGCGGACATTTC
This window of the Clostridium estertheticum genome carries:
- the dnaN gene encoding DNA polymerase III subunit beta; translation: MKFICEKSMLQEAISNVQKAITGKSTMPVLQGILLDARNGELTLIGSDIDLSIEAKITADVMEDGSVVLDSKLFGEIIRKLPNSAVEISSDENNSIKIVCQKSYATIIHMDSEDYPSLPDIIENMVFSISQKLLRNMMKGTIFAVAQDETRPILTGVLFEIKNKKLNLVALDGYRVAFRSEPVDNDSSISAVIPGKTLSEVSKILEETDEVVNITFTPNHILFNLGKTKVISRLLEGEFIKYSSIIPEEYNLKITAKRSELLNCIERASLMAKEGNTNLVKFNIEEDNMIITSNSQLGKAREEINIILQGEPLQIAFNSKYLIELLKIMDEEEIVMEFSSGVNPCVVRNKEKDNCTYMVLPVRIRATNN
- the recF gene encoding DNA replication/repair protein RecF (All proteins in this family for which functions are known are DNA-binding proteins that assist the filamentation of RecA onto DNA for the initiation of recombination or recombinational repair.), translating into MHVKYLQLKDFRNYTELVIELNKGTNVFVGDNAQGKTNILEAIYYCSLAKSHRTNRDKELINWNGTEAYIKLYVCKTRLDKKIEIKIFKEGKKGVNINSIKVQKLSELVGSFNVIMFSPEDLNIVKESPSYRRKFLDIELCKLSRRYYYNLSQYKKILNERNLAIKKWNTNIDIIDVYDRQLSEFGAVIIKDRIAYIEKLNILSKTIHSNITSKSEVIEIKYLTQIKELDNIQESFYLLLCKNRRRDIETRTTSVGPHRDDFSIQLNGIDARIFGSQGQQRTSVLTIKFGALEIIKELTGEYPVLLLDDVLSELDTKRQEYILNSIKEVQTLITCTGVNNIRKYLNPESKIFEVMSGGVKEIT
- the dnaA gene encoding chromosomal replication initiator protein DnaA, whose amino-acid sequence is MSTQIKDIWEKTLSIIKGELTEVSFNTWIKSIEPMALDNNTFKLGVPNNFTKDILENRYKDLIMNAVKLLTSKTYKIEFFILSEEVAEIETPKSKRESERHNLIVSDEMSATLNPKYTFDSFVIGNSNRFAHAASLAVAESPAKAYNPLFIYGGVGLGKTHLMHAIGHYILANNPKSKVVYVSSEKFTNELINSIKDDKNVEFRNKYRNVDVLLIDDIQFIAGKERTQEEFFHTFNDLHEANKQIILSSDRPPKEIPTLEDRLRSRFEWGLIADIQPPDFETRIAILKKKADVENLDIPNEVLVYIATKIKSNIRELEGALIRIVAFSSLTNKEIGIDLASEALKDIISSRNSKQVTIELIQDIVSSYFNLKIEDFKSSRRTRNITFPRQIAMYLCRKLTDMSLPKIGEEFGGRDHTTVIHACEKISNGLKVDENLQDNIAELTKKISQK
- a CDS encoding RNA-binding S4 domain-containing protein — encoded protein: MNEIQVDTGIIKLDAFLKWAGIASQGSEAKFYIKNEEVKLNGVVETQRGKKLVKGDIIEFNNESYKII